From one Marmota flaviventris isolate mMarFla1 chromosome 1, mMarFla1.hap1, whole genome shotgun sequence genomic stretch:
- the Fezf2 gene encoding fez family zinc finger protein 2 translates to MASSASLETMVPPACPRAGASPATSKTLAFSIERIMAKTSEPRAPFEPRPGALEADGSQSKKLLNLCSPLPCMIPLQPLGYEVPSKTLLSYSELWKSSLRAGGGGGGGGGGGGGGGAPVCGASGLCKTNCGVCCKAELGLAPSALPAGRVIKPQVINQAVGLPASGSLYYFNYLDSTAYPPSELLGGHLFPSGLLNAQAPTALAAHPKLFLLENAKLAGLAADKFPHPAPYPHKERLPAPLEQVLKENSALTAERGVVKSHSKLPGGSADGKPKNFTCEVCGKVFNAHYNLTRHMPVHTGARPFVCKVCGKGFRQASTLCRHKIIHTQEKPHKCNQCGKAFNRSSTLNTHIRIHAGYKPFVCEFCGKGFHQKGNYKNHKLTHSGEKQYKCTICNKAFHQVYNLTFHMHTHNDKKPFTCTTCGKGFCRNFDLKKHVRKLHDSVGPTAPSAKDLTRTVQS, encoded by the exons ATGGCCAGCTCGGCTTCCCTGGAGACCATGGTGCCCCCGGCCTGTCCGCGCGCCGGAGCGTCGCCGGCCACCTCCAAGACGCTGGCCTTCTCCATCGAGCGCATCATGGCCAAGACGTCGGAACCCCGCGCGCCCTTTGAGCCCCGGCCTGGGGCGCTAGAGGCGGACGGCAGCCAGAGCAAGAAACTGCTCAACCTCTGCTCGCCGCTGCCCTGTATGATCCCCCTCCAGCCCCTAGGCTACGAGGTGCCGTCCAAGACACTGCTCAGTTACTCTGAGCTCTGGAAAAGCAGCCTCCGGGCGGGCGGCggtggaggaggaggcggcggcggcggcggcggcgggggggccCCAGTGTGTGGCGCCAGCGGCTTGTGCAAAACCAACTGTGGCGTGTGCTGCAAGGCCGAGCTGGGCCTTGCACCGTCTGCACTGCCCGCGGGCAGGGTCATCAAGCCGCAGGTCATCAACCAAGCCGTGGGGCTGCCGGCCAGCGGCTCGCTCTACTACTTCAACTACCTGGACTCGACCGCATACCCACCTTCCGAGCTTCTCGGCGGCCACCTTTTCCCTTCTGGCCTCCTCAACGCGCAGGCTCCCACAGCTCTAGCTGCGCATCCCAAGCTCTTTCTGCTGGAGAACGCCAAGCTGGCCGGCCTGGCTGCGGACAAGTTCCCCCATCCAGCTCCCTATCCCCATAAGGAGCGCTTGCCCGCGCCGCTGGAACAGGTGCTGAAGGAGAACTCGGCCCTGACCGCTGAGCGCGGGGTCGTCAAGAGTCACAGCAAGTTACCCGGGGGCTCTGCAGACGGCAAGCCCAAAAACTTCACCTGTGAGGTGTGCGGCAAG GTGTTTAACGCTCACTATAACCTCACCCGCCACATGCCGGTCCACACCGGTGCCAGACCGTTCGTGTGCAAAGTCTGTGGCAAAGGCTTTCGCCAGGCCAGCACGCTCTGCAGACACAAAATTATCCACACCCAG GAAAAGCCGCATAAATGCAACCAGTGCGGCAAAGCCTTCAACCGCAGCTCTACGCTCAACACGCATATCCGCATCCACGCGGGCTACAAGCCTTTCGTCTGCGAATTTTGTGGCAAAGGCTTTCACCAAAAAG GGAACTACAAGAACCACAAGCTGACCCACAGCGGCGAGAAACAGTACAAATGCACCATCTGCAACAAGGCCTTCCACCAGGTCTACAATCTGACCTTCCACATGCACACCCACAATGACAAGAAGCCTTTCACGTGCACCACTTGCGGCAAAGGTTTTTGCAGAAACTTTGACTTAAAGAAACACGTGCGCAAACTCCACGACAGCGTGGGCCCCACCGCCCCCTCCGCAAAGGACCTGACTAGGACAGTGCAGAGCTGA